GCCAGCGCACGGAGAAAGCGCCCGGATACATCACCCACCAGCCGCCTTGTTTCACACGCGCCCGGATCAGCGCGCGGAACCAATCGGGGTCATGGGCATTGTTTTCGGCGATGATCTGCCCTGCGTCCTTCTCTCCAATGTGAATATTCAGATAGTCGCGCAGATAGGTGTAGACCGTATGCCCGATCTGCTGGCGGCGCTGGTTAAAGAAGACATCCTTCAGGCCCGTGTAGGCCTCGAACACATGCGAGGCGTCCGGCGCGCGGACGACGCGGCGGTTGTCGCCGGGATCGCGCATCAGGTTCGTGCAGAGCATCTGCTTGAGAAAACCGTCTTCCACCAGCAGTCCGAGCGGCATGTGCACGCGCCGCAACAGCGGCCCCCTGGCGCAGTACAACTGCCCCGTCAACTGTCCCGGCGCGGCCTGCGTCATACCCGAGACCGCAAGGGATATGCGGTCGAACAGGCTTTTCCGCCGTTTCGCGACAATGTGCTTCCGCGGCAGATCCGTGGCTACCGCCGCGTACGGATCACGCTCAAGGGCGAGTACCATGTTTCTCAGCGTGTCGGAATGGTCCAGGCGGATGTCGGCATCCATCAGGAAGACATAGTCCGCCTGCGGATGGCTGAACCGGTGCGCAAAGAGATTCCAGGCATTAACCTTGCCGGGTTCGGCC
This is a stretch of genomic DNA from Lentisphaerota bacterium. It encodes these proteins:
- a CDS encoding glycosyltransferase, with product MDISIGILAWNEAECIGGTLRSLLAQSLIRELAPTGDRRIEVIVVPNGCTDGTASEAAAALKAGADALPEGVFAWRVEAVAEPGKVNAWNLFAHRFSHPQADYVFLMDADIRLDHSDTLRNMVLALERDPYAAVATDLPRKHIVAKRRKSLFDRISLAVSGMTQAAPGQLTGQLYCARGPLLRRVHMPLGLLVEDGFLKQMLCTNLMRDPGDNRRVVRAPDASHVFEAYTGLKDVFFNQRRQQIGHTVYTYLRDYLNIHIGEKDAGQIIAENNAHDPDWFRALIRARVKQGGWWVMYPGAFSVRWRRLQNLSPVHAVLRLPVAVAAFLMDVVVLAAANHRLRSGRLAGVWKDTKSTALGEARTGVPGKDTRS